GCGTGGAAGTACTGGACGAGGTTCTTGCCCGAACCCGACCCGCCCCCACGGCCGTTGTTGCTGCCGCATGCGGCCAGGGTGCCGGCGGCGGCCATGCCCGCCGCGGCCCGGAAGAGTGACCGGCGGGACCAGTTGTTGCTGCTCATTGCCGACATGCTGACGTCCTTGTCTCGAATGCGGCTGCGGCTCTTACAGCTCAGCGCGAGGTGGCTCAAAGAGGTGGCTGAAATGGGCTTGCGGTGCGGGACGTTAACCTTCGGCTAAGGCTTCGGCAAGGGGTTGGACGAAGCCTGTTCGAAGCGTTGTGCCCGGTTCGGAATTCCGAACAAGGAGTGGGGCAAAGGGGGTGAGGGCCGCCGGGTCAGGGGTGCCGGCGGCCCTCGGTCCAGGGGTGGTTACTGCCGGAACCAGGCCTCGTTGGACCCGCCGTCGCAGCTGTAGAGGATCACCTTGCTGCCGTCGGCGGTCGCCTGACCGCTGACGTCCAGGCACTTCCCGGACGCCTCGTTGACGATCTGGCCGTTGGAGTTCAGCAGCCAGCGTTGCGTACCGTCACCGGTGGGGTCCGCGGCTGTCGTGAGCCCCGAACTCCCGGCGGTCAGAAACCCGTTGGCGCCCTTCAGGGTGCCTTTCGCGTCGTACGACCACGACTGCCCGTCCCCGCCCGTGCAGGTGCCGATCGCGGCACCGGAGACGTCCGCCGTAAGGCACTTGCCCGACTGCTTGCCCTGCCAGGCGCCTGTCACGGCCGAAGAGCCGCTGTGACCCTTCTGGGCGAGAACGTACGTCGTGATGGACCGGGCGGGGAGCGTCGTGGAGACGGCGCCGCCGCTGACGGACGGCTTGGCCACGCTTGCCCAGTTCTCGTCGGCCGACGTCCGCACGGCCTTGGTGGCCCGTACCGGCGCCTTGCTGTTGAAGTGCAGGTTCAGGGCCGTGTCGGAGGTGTTGTGGTTGTTCACCACGACCACCCACGTGCCGTCCCGGTCGTACGTCGACACCTCGACCCCGTCCGGCGCGCCGGTCACGTTGTGCGCGACCGAGCCCGGTTTCACGAACTTGCTGTACTGGCCGAGCGCGTAATAGCGCTTGGTGAAGTACAGGGTCTGGTTGCCGCTGGTGGCGTAGTCCGGGTCGTAGTAGATCAGGCCGTCGTTCCAGCCGGAGTCGTTCTTCGCGTAGGGGTCGGTGCCGATCATCTCCGACAGCGCCACCCACCACTGGAACGCCGAGTCGTGGGCGGTGGCGAAGTCCTTGTAGATGATCCGGGAGAGGTTGAGACCGCCGTCGATGGTCGGGTCGTACTCCTGTGCCCAGCCCGTCCCGCCCTTGCCGAAGCAGCAGATCTCGGTGGACCAGGACTCCTTGCCGGCCGCCTTCGACGTCTCGTAGATCTTCGCCCGCTGGTCGTCACCAGGATTGTTGTACGTGTGGTGGGCCAGTTTCGACACGTACCGGTCCGTGCCCGGCTGCGAGATCCACTGCGGCACCTCGGTGTTGAAGCTGACCGTGCTGCTGGACTCGTCCGCGATGATGCCGGTCCTCTGGTGCCGGGACCGCTGCTCGGCGCCCAGCGCCCGCACGATGTCGTCCCGCTGGTCGACCGGCACCAGCATGCCCTCCTGGCCGCAGCTGTCGAAGCTGTTGTTCGGCTCGTTGAAGGGGCTGATGTAGTCGAACTTCTGGCCAAGCCCGGCGAAGTGGTCGGTGACGTCGGCGACGTACTTCGCGAAGTCCTCGGTGTTCTCCGCCTTCAGATAGCCGCCGCAGCTCCTGCCGTTGGTCTTCCACTCGGCGGGCGCGCTGTTGACGAAGGCGATGAGGTCCTGGACGCCGTACTTCGCCGCGTAGGCGAGGAACGTACGGCCGCCCTTGTCCTTGCTCCAGTCGTACGTCCCGTCGTCGTCTCGGAAGTCCTCGGGGGCGCGGGACGGCGTGGTGACCGCCGTGCCGCCGCCACCGATGTTGTAGCGGTACGAACTCAGATCCAGGCCCTGTGCGGAGAACAGCAGCTTCGCCACCCGGGCCTGGACGGCGGGGTCGAAGTTCTTGAGGTCATTGACCCACCAGGCACCGGAGGCGCCGATGTTGTCGATGGTCTGGGCGGCGTGCGGGGAGACTTCGGCGGCCGTGGGGGAGGCCGCGTCGGCGGGCGGAGCGGATATCAGGGCCCCCGTGACAGCGAGTGCGGCTGCGGCTGTCGCGAGGACGGAGCGGTGGGGGGATCTGATCGTGCGCGTCAACTGTG
The Streptomyces sp. CGMCC 4.7035 DNA segment above includes these coding regions:
- a CDS encoding glycoside hydrolase produces the protein MTRTIRSPHRSVLATAAAALAVTGALISAPPADAASPTAAEVSPHAAQTIDNIGASGAWWVNDLKNFDPAVQARVAKLLFSAQGLDLSSYRYNIGGGGTAVTTPSRAPEDFRDDDGTYDWSKDKGGRTFLAYAAKYGVQDLIAFVNSAPAEWKTNGRSCGGYLKAENTEDFAKYVADVTDHFAGLGQKFDYISPFNEPNNSFDSCGQEGMLVPVDQRDDIVRALGAEQRSRHQRTGIIADESSSTVSFNTEVPQWISQPGTDRYVSKLAHHTYNNPGDDQRAKIYETSKAAGKESWSTEICCFGKGGTGWAQEYDPTIDGGLNLSRIIYKDFATAHDSAFQWWVALSEMIGTDPYAKNDSGWNDGLIYYDPDYATSGNQTLYFTKRYYALGQYSKFVKPGSVAHNVTGAPDGVEVSTYDRDGTWVVVVNNHNTSDTALNLHFNSKAPVRATKAVRTSADENWASVAKPSVSGGAVSTTLPARSITTYVLAQKGHSGSSAVTGAWQGKQSGKCLTADVSGAAIGTCTGGDGQSWSYDAKGTLKGANGFLTAGSSGLTTAADPTGDGTQRWLLNSNGQIVNEASGKCLDVSGQATADGSKVILYSCDGGSNEAWFRQ